The segment CCCTCGAATCTCCTCGCCGCGAGCGAGTCGGGAATCCACGTGATCCCGTGGAACACGTACGTCGGCGCGCTGGCGGCAGGTGGGACGACGACGAACGACACCGCGGCGAATGCCTCACTCCCCGGCACGGCGTTGTCGACGAACGTCGATACGGCCAGCGCGAGCGGTCGGGCGATCGGCCTCGATACCCCGCCGGTGATGTTCGCGGACGGCAGCCTGGGTTTGGGTGGGCCGTACGATGGAATCGTCACCATCAATTCGAACGTGGCATTCACGTTCACGCGCCCGCCCGCGAGCGCGACGTACGATGCGCAGCGGTCGGTCGAGCACGAGATCGACGAAGTCCTCGGCCTCGGCTCCAGCATCGGCGTGCGTGCCGACCTCCGGCCGCAGGATCTGTTCAGCTGGTCCGCGGCAGGTGTGCGGAGCCTGACGTCCAGCGGATCGCGGTATTTCTCGATCGACGGCGGCGCGACGAGCATCGTCGGCTTCAACCAGGATCCGAGCGGCGACCGCGGCGACTGGCTGAGCGGGTCCTGCCCGCAAACGACTCCCTTCGTGCAGAATGCGTTCAGCTGCCCGGACCAATTCTCCGACGTGACGCTGACCTCGCCCGAAGGCATCAACCTCGACGTCATCGGCTACGACCTCATAACGGGCTCGACCACGTCGAGACCCACGACGTCGACCACTACCACGACCACGCTGCCATGCCCGTCGCCGCAGGTGGAGTGCTGTCCGGTGGGCCAGCCAGGCTGTGGGGTGTGTGGAACCGACTGTGGCAACGGGGGCTGCTGCCCCGCGAACCTTCCAGTGTGCGACAACGTCAATGGTCTCTGCATCACATGCGCACCGGGCCAGGTGGGTTGTTGTCCGGTGGGCCAGCCGGGCTGCGGCATGTGTGGAACCGACTGCGGCAATGGCGCGTGTTGCCCTGCGGCCCTTCCCGT is part of the Candidatus Eisenbacteria bacterium genome and harbors:
- a CDS encoding NF038122 family metalloprotease, whose product is MVNAAVSVIQPLFDDPIVVSIRFRYSTVYADGVTPLPSNLLAASESGIHVIPWNTYVGALAAGGTTTNDTAANASLPGTALSTNVDTASASGRAIGLDTPPVMFADGSLGLGGPYDGIVTINSNVAFTFTRPPASATYDAQRSVEHEIDEVLGLGSSIGVRADLRPQDLFSWSAAGVRSLTSSGSRYFSIDGGATSIVGFNQDPSGDRGDWLSGSCPQTTPFVQNAFSCPDQFSDVTLTSPEGINLDVIGYDLITGSTTSRPTTSTTTTTTLPCPSPQVECCPVGQPGCGVCGTDCGNGGCCPANLPVCDNVNGLCITCAPGQVGCCPVGQPGCGMCGTDCGNGACCPAALPVCDNANGLCVAQAPQCPSGETPCSDAALGFPDVGCCAQPTKAKQCAAACRQIISACKTSCAATTRAKKCKKRCQSAIVGRCKRARPHACS